DNA from Vitis vinifera cultivar Pinot Noir 40024 chromosome 19, ASM3070453v1:
GCTGGAATTTCTAAACCAATCATGGGTTCCACCTACAAGATTCGAAGAAACGACAATTTGGTATATGGGATTGCGGCGAAATGGTGCCCAGAGACCAATACCTTCGTGTTCCGTGGGGTGAAGCCACCATTACGCTTGAGGCTGTGATGATTTTGGGGGGTTTCACCGTTTTGGGAGAGTCTGTTTCAGCCCCTCTCGAAGAGATGGAATTGATGGAAATTGAAGAGAAATTGATCGAAGAGAGACGGCAAGTTTCCAGGGGTAGTGCCCAGAAGGCCTGCCAGAGTGTATGGCTGGCTCGGTTCATGGGCACAGGAAGCCAGCTTGAGCATGAAGCCTTTCTCTCCCTGTGGCTCTCCAGGTTTTTTCTTCCAACAAAATCTAATTCCACCATTGAAAAGCATGTGTTTTCTATAGCAATTAGGCTAGCTAGAGGGATCCAGTTGCGCTTGCCCCTGCAGTTTTAGCAGGCATTTACAGGGATTTAAGTTTGTTGAGAGAAGCTCTTGTTGCTTTAAGCAGAAAAGGAAATTGtgggaagaaagaaaattttctggGACTTTCACTTTTGGCACCACTTCAATTTGTTCAGGTTTGGGTGTGGGAGAGGTTTCCAGCTCTCAGGCCAAGCCTTAAACCGATAGAATTTGGTGAGCCCATAGTGGCTCGATGGCACAAAATAAGGGGTTGTAATGTGGGGCTAGCTTTAGACACAGCCAGAGCTAGTTTTCAGTGGCAGCCTTATGCAAGGGCAGTGGACAACTGGGTGTCTGTAGTTCTTATAGAGAAAGGGAGAAGTGGGTGTTGATGGGCTCTGATACTCCGATTCGGACAGAGAGTTGCAGGCATTTGCTCAGTTCTTGAGGGTCTGTAAGCTGGTTGGTGTGGACGACTGTAAGGAATGGTACTTCCCACATGGGGTGGCAATGCAATTTGGAATGGATCAAGATCTTCCAGGTTGTGTTCCTGAATGTGATGAGAGTCCTAAAATTGCCTGGAGCAATTACAGTAAGCCCAGTAATGGGATATTGTATATTCCATCCCGATTATTTGATTTGGATGTTACCACTAGATACTTGGACTGGTGGCAGTCGTCAGTTAAGATGGAAGCCAATGGTGCCTCTAATCCTCCGGTTCTTCCTGCAACACAAAATTCCTCAGAACGGGGAGATTCCGATGATGGTTGAAGAGATGTCGAGATACAAACAGGGGGATTCGGATGATGAGGATAAAATGATGGTTTGAGAGATGTTGAGATCCGTTATAAATCCGAAAAGTGTAGGGAACAAACCAGCCAGTGATGATAAGCCTTCACCAGGCTGCCAACTGCAGGGTCCATCATCCTCAGCTGCCAAGGTTGGGGCTATTAGACAGCAATTGGTGATGAAATATCTAGGTGTAGCTGCAGGAGGATCAGAAAAAGCCATGGAAGGTGAGAATGGGAGCAAAGGGGGAAGTTCAGCATTGATGGGAGGATCGGAAAGAGACATGGAAGATGCCAATAGGAGTCATTCAGGGACTGGAACCATGAACGGAGCATCAGGGGAAGTCATGGAAAGAGCAGCTAAGTGTAGAACAGGGATTGCAGCTATAGTGGGAGGGTCGGAAAAAGGTGTGGAAGATGCAATTGAGATAAAAGAGACAGGTGAGAAGATTAGTTTTGGTACAGTTGAGATACCAGGACTGGAACTCGAAGCCCGGATGTGCAAGCTTGAGAAGGTGGTTGCTAGACTCAAAGCAGAAAGATTTGGCTACAGCTTTTGAGAAAAGAACCACCAAGAAGGTCCATTTAACCGATAGCAACACAAAAGCAGCTTCTTTGGTTCGTCAGCCTAGTCTGGTACTTCATAAGCTGATTTAATATATTGCTAGAATTGATCAATAGCTTATTTCAGATTAACAATAGCCTTTTCTAtcttgttttttcatttaatcaCAATGGACTAACTAACAACTTGATGCTCTGAGATACCGATGTTGTATGTATAGTAACATATGTAATGTGCACCTCTGCTTGGTTGTTTATGTTCATGTAGTATGCTACCAGTTTGACCTGCTAACTATTAGACGATGGGAAGAAAAAAGTGCATTAGTTCAACGCGTGAAATGTCTTATACATGACCAAGTAAGTCTTTATTTTGAATTTCGATTCTTTTActatttcctttctttgtttttgttcctGCTGTGTGAGTGTGGGTACCTTTTATGAGAATAAGCTCTGGATTTATGCTCGTATGGCGATTCTTTGGCATTTTGTATCAACTTATGATTGCAAATCAGGGTGGGTTTTAGTTTCTCAATTTGTGAGGTACATGAATTGTAATTGTCGTGTAAGATCTTGAATTTCGATTGAATGACCTGAAAAATTGATATAGAGACTATAAGACCcgaaaaatgggaaaaagtaCATTCAAACAATCCTGTAAGGTTTTCTAGTGTAGATGATGAGAAAGATTGGGATCATTTATATATTCCTGAGGTAATACTAGACAATACTTATACGATAATCTTATAAAATTAGAAGAGGGTAATAAAGTCAAAGTAGACAATATCTATGGACGATAAAACTATGTATTATGCCATGAAGCTTCGTGGTATCTCTCTTGACCTATTGACTCAaggtaaataaagaaaattctttATTCACTTGATGACCTTGGTGGATGTGCCTCATGGCACACCCTGATTTCTTCCTTGACGCTACATAGCAGATTTGGAGGGAAATGAGGAGAGAACCAGAGAATATAATACAAAACCAATGTCATTGCCTtaactaatttttgaaatttcagttatagagagagaaagagaagaggcAGCAGGCAGTTAAGGAAAGAAAGGTTGTGTCTGATTGATCTGAATTTAGCAAAGTTTGACCATGTCATATGCCTCTCCTAATTCTATGGCTCTGCTAGAAGATGTTgcagcaaaaaagaaaaagaaaaaacaaacaaacagagTGGGAAAATTTTCAGGTTCTAGGAAGACCAGAAACAATCTGGTTCTTTCCAGGCAAAGGTTTTCTGATCCTCAGACAAGTCTTAGCTCCAATCTCGCCCCTTTCCTCTTCACTTGAATACTTCTTTGCTAGTCCTCTAGATACCCAATTTCGTCGAACACCTGCAGGCGGATAATGGGTGTGAGGATGTGATGGTGGTTGAGTCTCTGTTTGTTTGGATTGGAGCAGGAGACCGAAGAGAAGGAAGATGGGCTGCTTCGCTTGTTGCATGTCTGATCCAAATGTTGGCAGTAAGTCATTGAAGAAGAGCATTAAGGAGTATGGTGACGCCAAAAGATTAGCCTCATTCGTTAACATCTCCTTCAAATCCGGTAAGAAATTAACTTCATGCATGCTTCATtgctaaaccccaaaccctaatctaatacaatttaaacaaaattgactaaattgatttggttttaaataagcatgaagCTTTTGTAAAGTGCTctatcaaaaatgtttttaaatattttttatatactaaaaaataatagtttttaaaataaattgattatcAAAGAATTATTTCACATAATCctctagatttttaaaaataattattaaaaatacttctaacCATATCAAAATAACTCTCAAATACGATATAAATTAGCTTGTATCGAGCTAAGCATTAAAACCGAACCAAATCAACATTAAATAAGGTTGATTTGGTTTAGTGTTTCTTCACTAGAAACTCTATTTGTTTAATAATCAAACATAAACCGATCATaccaattcaaataatttttttttcttcaaagacaGATCCACAAACATGGTATGCATCATAAGTTGTTTTAATATGCAGATGGCAGCAAGAGAAGATACATAGCAGAAGAGATAGCAAAAATGGGCAAAGGTAGTATTCCTGCCCATGTCTTCACAATAGGTGAGCTCTCAGCTGCAACCAACAACTTCAACCATGAGGCTTTGATCGGAGAAGGCGGCTTTGGGAGGGTGTACAAAGGCCATGTAGAGAAGACAAATAATgtatttttgctttttcttttcgtttttctCTTTACCTCATAAAagatattgttttcttaaaacaattttctatacttaaaaaaaagaaaaaagaaaaaacgtgtttgataatcataaaaaataacaattcttcattctcaaaaatagaaaataagatattttcaaaaacacttttggttgttttagaaagtaattatataattataaaaaataattataaattattttaagatataaaaaataaattaaaaacatttcccattttaaaaatacttttgttttacaatgcCAAGGTTCAGCTAATGTTttagtattgttttttttaatcctcAGAGTGTTGCTGTTAAGAGACTAGACAGGAATGGGTTCCAAGGCAACAGAGAGTTCCTTGTAGAGGTTTTCATGTTGAGTCTTCTTCACCATACTAATCTCGTGAACATGGTCGGATATTGCTGTGATGGTGATCAAAGGATTTTGGTTTATGAGTACATGGCCAATGGTTCCTTGGAGGATCACCTTCTCGGTAAGCCTGAAAAAACTCGATACATGTGTTTGacaatgtttttgaaaattattcttacaAAAACAGATCtcaaactgtttttgaaaataaaattttgtttcacaGCCCCGatacaaaaaacaattctctTAACCTTGTTTCATTGTACCCATCAATCTAAAATGTAAATGTTTTTGAAAcagtatttttcatattttcaattgttcaTAGTTTTCTTTATAACATTGCTCACTCAAAGCTCCACTCCGCAGATTTGGCTCCAAACAAGAAGCCTCTGGACTGGAAGACCAGGATGAAAATCGCTGAAGGAGCAGCGAGAGGGCTCGAATACTTGCATGACACAGCCAATCCCCCGGTCATTTACCGAGACTTCAAAGCATCCAACATACTATTGGATGAGGATTTCAATCCAAAGCTCTCCGATTTTGGCCTTGCCAAGCTCGGCCCGACCGGAGACAAGACTCATGTGTCCACAAGAGTGATGGGGACTTACGGCTACTGCGCGCCTGAGTATGCACTTACAGGCCAGTTGACGACAATGTCCGATGTATACAGCTTCGGCGTCGTGCTCTTGGAGATCATCACAGGAAGAAGAGTGATCGATAATTCTAGACCGACTGAGGAGCAAAATCTTGTCACTTGGGTATGTCAAGATTGGACTAATATCTTCCAAACACTATTTTATCCAATTAACACACTAGAAAGtatgactttttcttttttgtagtCCCATTTTAATAATCACAAGGGCTAGCTAGATTTATAGTCGATAATATCTATATTATTAAAAGCAAATGGTATCATGGTTTAGCCCGACCATAAGATGGGACTCCATAAGCCATGTTCATCAACTTGCCCCGTGATCATGAGACACATGATCATGTTGAGTGGGTCattataaaacatattaaagTCAATCTCGAACCTTGCGTGGGAATTTATTTGGTCCCACAAAGGGTGTCGTTTTCTTTGCCCCTTGAGCCGGTGGAATAAGGCATATTGAGTCGGTTATTATAAATGGTATCTAAGTCCATTCCGACCCCAATATGACCCTTCTTATCTCTTGTGATCTTATGAGACATAACATATTGACGGGAtcattacaaatattattagaatatACTCTGGCTATGATGTGAGAGTTTGTTTAGCTTCGGAAGGGCTAAGTGATTCTATTTGTGTGTTTAGCTTCGTGATCTTTTGGGTTCTGCAGGCACAACCATTGCTTAAAGACAGAAGGAAGTTTACTCTCATGGCCGACCCCCTCCTAGAAGGAAACTACCCCATAAAGGGTCTCTACCAAGCACTTGCAGTGGCAGCCATGTGTCTGCAAGAAGAAGCCACCATCAGGCCCTTGATGAGCGATGTGGTAATGGCCCTCGAGTACCTGTCTGACAAGAGGGCTGCAGGTGTTGATGGAGATGAAGAAGACGAGGATACCAACAAGAATGAAGATgagggagaagaagaagaagaagaagaagaagaagaagagattaAGGACACAACTTCATCTGATAGAAACAGAAGTGGAGGTATTGAGACTGATCATGATGAGGACAATGGTGAATCCAATGGAAAGACAACGAAAAAGGAGGAAGATATTCAGTGACGAATATTACAGATTTTGTTCAAGGTTTCTTGAGAATTTTGTTGTCTATTGGGGGTAATGAGCTCAGATTGTAAGAGGGTGTATTCTTACATGGATGAAGATTATGACAGTTGGAAGTTTTCTTTATGGTTTAGAGGGATGTATAGTGAATTTTTTGTGTGATAATCAGTTGTGAAGATGAGGTATCGAATGGTTGTCACCCATAATTTGATGCTTATAAACTCTATGACTTGAGAAGGGTTTCTAGATATGATATCTTTATATCATATTTGGTTACaagagtataaaaaaaattattaaagaaatttatatattttcaaattaaaagatttaaaataaaagaatgattgatataaaaataatttttttattctaaatctatttatatatatatatttataaattttttaaaactaaacataatcttaaatattatattaaatggatataatattttaaaatatgcatatgttaaaataaattttttatattaaaatatttaaaataagcggaataattcatttaaatcttttttaaccctttttttttcttttctttcaaattttattttctaattttctttttcatattttccgaATCAAACATAATCTTGGATATTATATTAAAGGGATATAATatctaaaaattgaaatattacatgttcaatagttttttaaataaaaaaatattacaccCAGtgcttattattaaaaaaatacaaaatttaatattatttaaaaatcattatataatttataatttaataaataactttttgatttttattaatagcattctgatttaaatatttaaactttataaataaaaaatattatattactttattaaatatataaaagcaaATCTATATTAGTTCtattttaaattgtattatacaaatatttttcatcttttttttctctttttcgaactaaaattttaattttttataatctaattgtttttgtaaaatgattgatataaaaaaaattaaagaaaaaaaaaagaaaatatataagacaaataaatttataatcatATACCAACCCtacataaaaacaaataaaaactaattctACAAATGACGAATTTATTAATtcctataaaaattaatttttatataaaagtttaaaaaaataattttaaatatttaattaattttgtagtCAAAAGGTTTGACTTGTGGAGGGAATTTGGAAGACAACGCAGACCCCGTGAAAAAGGCCATAGTAGTATACcatacaataaataataaaaaaggggTACTTTCagaaataaggaaaaaagtTCACTGAGCCACTGGGTGGTCcataatgaaaataacaaaagtCGAGGGACACATTTTGAAAATACAGCAAATTCTCTATAAGAAGTGGTGGGGTTTTGGGTTTAGAGACACTGATAGAACAAGAAGACGAAACGAAGTCAAGGGTTTTTCCAAAACCCTAGTCTCATCTTTGCCGCCAAAATGCGGTCGTTTCATCCTTAAAACGCAGCGTTTCATCTCAGCTCGGAGAAGACGATGTGCAGTCTGTGATTTTCTGGTACAGCTTCGTCCTCCACACACTCtatcttgaagaaaaaaaatcaaaaaagaaaataagtttgtgtcgttttagggttttgatggTAGCAGTAAAAGAAATTTCTAAGTGTTTTGGTGTGAAGATTTGGGGTTTTGTTGATTTTCTGAACTGGTAAATGCAAGCACTTTGGAATGGAGGAAATTTGTAGGTTTTGCTGAAAATGTGGTttgagaattaatttgaaatGCATTCTGTTATTGCTAAATGCCAAAAATgttgttgaaattttttgtgTTGGTTTCTGTTTTTCAGAAATTTGCCAACCGATTTTATTAGCCTAGATAcgatttaaaattttgatggcTTAAGGATTTCAAATTTACAAATTCAGGACTAGAGATTTTCAGTGCTGACTacactggaaaaaaaaaatagacagaAAATATTCAGATTTTTTTAGCATTAGCTTGTTTGTGTATATGGGTTGTACCCCTTTTGGTTAGATGCCTTAATATATAATGTATTTGCCTATTCGAAAAAGTGCTAGTCTTGATTGAGTTTCTGCagtgattaaaaaatttaagaattttaacttttatgaTGGGTTTCTTACCCCTACATTGTTGAGTTCTAGTTGGATTGGTAGGCCTGAGTTTTATGTATTTGCTTTATGGATTTCTTATTCACCACATTGTGAATTTGGTTGAAAGCAGTGACTTGAAAAATAAGACTTGATGCTTGCAGTCAAGCAGGGAAGTGACTGAGTTGATTCTATGCGAGGGGCTGCCTTAGCTGGGTCATGCAGGCGATGCTGTAATATATCTATGTATGTATATACATTTGTTATAGAATTTAGTTGGTCTGCTGTCATTTGTAATAACACATTGATTAAAACTGCAGGGGAGAAGTTCATCCACTCCGAGGTGCCAATGGTACTTTACCTGGTgtcattgtttttaataatacaCTTCAGCGTGGGCAAAGTTTGAGTTATTGTAGGAGGCCATTTATTCAACTTAAGAAAAATGGTGAAGCCAATTGTTGTCGCTCACCTCATCATACGAAGCATGCAATTTGTTTTTCTACCTCATCAGTTTTAATACTCCCTCGCTATCCCAATTGGATTTGTGCTGAAAGAAAATGCTTTACAAGGGGTTTGGTTAACCTGCAGCATCTGCATGGCCCAGTAGAGCCAGAGGTAGGTTTTATTCCTCCTCGTGGGGCTGTTGGTTTTGGTGCTACTTCAGGGGTGACTAGGTGCAGTAACCCTGGGAGCATCTGGATTGAGGAGGCCAATAAACTGGTTGAAataaaaaggcaaatttcaCAAGATGGCAATGCTTATGTAAGGTCAAGCATATTTACTAAGTATCGTAGTTCAAATTCAAATGGTATTACCAGAAAAGGAAATTTGCAAAGCTCAGTAGGGCAAGGATGTATTGATCATGGCCAATTAAAAGCTCAAACTCACGGTCCGCTATATAATTCTAGTGTTCAGGGGCAAATATTTGCTGGGGACATAGGATGTGAAACAATGACTAATGACTGTGCTTCAAATGTGCTAGCTTACCCTGAAAAAATACAGGCAGGCAACAAGCATATTTCCAGGAATAATGTAAACAGTACTGCACCTCATCACTCAAGGAAGGTTGTTCAGTCTAATGGGTCACTGTCAATGAAGCCTTTGGAGGATAGGGAAGAggcaaatttcatattttctcgGGATAGAGCTGCTGATGCAATTGAAAATGACGAATCCAATGAAAGATCCATAATACCTGCTACGGGAACACATGCTTTTTCTCAGTTGGAGGCTCGCAGGAAGCTTTCTAAGATCTATGAAAAAGTTCTCATAGTTGATGATATCTATGTTGCAAAAAAAATTGTCAGGAAGCTCACCACTCAGTACAAGCATCTTATCCATGCATGTGACACAGAGGCATGAGCTCTACTTAAGTTACAAAGAAGATGTTTGGCTATTTATAGAAGCGTTGATATTTACTCATAAGCTACTCAAGATACTCTCATTTGTGAGTTACTTTAATAATATGTTTTCTGATAATTTCACAGGTGGCCAACATTGATGTGAAGCGGGAAACACCTGTTGATCATGGAGAGATAATATGCTTCAGTATTTATTCTGGACCTGAAGCAGATTTTGGAAATGGAAAGTCTTGTATCTGGGTAGATGTTCTTGATGGTGGTGGGAGGGATCTTTTGGTTGAATTTGCTCCATTTTTTGAAGACCCATCAATCCAAAAGGTATGCTTTTACTTGATGGTCCTCCTGATCTACAGCGCCTTCTGTTTAGCATTATTAGCATTTATACAACCTTCTGTGCTAGCAATAATGAGAATCTTTGTGTCTGTTAACTTGATACTATGACACTGTTATACTTGTAATTGAAGGTTTGGTGCATGTTTCCTGATCTAGGATTTTAATCATTATCCAACTTTTCCCATGTACAAAATTAGTAGTTATGCCATCCTCATGAAATTGACAGATTTTCATGTCTTACCATGGTGAATTGGCGGGTCATGTGTAGTTCACATCTTCCAGTGATCTACATGCATGCATGAATACATCCATATATACTTAtgttacacacacacacacacacacccgATATGGTGATTGTTCCATACCTGTGATTATAGGCCTATTGCATGTTCTTAAATCTTGATTTATTGCTCTGTTTTAGGGAATAAATGGAAAATAGGGTTGTATAATCCTTGCCATTTGATGATCCAACTCTTCCCATGTGCAAGATCTCTTGTCATGCCACCTTTATCAAATTGGCTGATTTTTGAAGCTGTGAGTGGGACTGGCTTTTGTGGTGAAGGGCTGGGGAGGTGGAGATGTAGGAAGTTCTAGGTTTGAGTCTTAGGGCCCGAAAAAaagaccaaaaagaaaaaataaaacttagatACCTATCATATATATCTATATGTGCGTGTGCATGTGCGTGTGCGTTTGTgcgtatgtgtgtgtgtgtgtggtttTTGTGGTGAAGGGTTGGGGAGGTGGGATGTAGGAAGTTCTAGGTTCAAGTCTTAGGGCCTGAAAAAAtggaccaaaaagaaaaaaaaaacatagatatCATATATATGTATGCGTGTGTGTGCATCCTTTTGGCCCATTGGGCTGCTATGTCTGAGCAACTTGTCCTACCTTTTAGGCTATTCCACCCATTAGCCGAAGAGGCACCACCTCTTTATAAGTATATACATGTATGTGTACCTATATTTATGCATGTACAATTTTGGCTCATTGTCTTGTGAAATTATTGCAATGTGCTAGCCAACACATCCTACCCTTACAATGCTCCATCCATTGGCTGAATAGGCACTACTCTTTATACTCTATTCATGAGAATTCAGAAATCAAATTACAAAGCAATATGAGACAAACAATTTGCCAAAGGGTCTTGCCTCTAATGAGGCTCCCCAATCAACTATGAATTGATCATCATATTGTATATACTCCAGTCTTGACTTGTTTGAATAGATTGTGCCAGACCCCAAAGTTATTGGACAATAAAGGAGATGGTGAATCAACTCTTCACTCCCTTTACATAAAAAGCATCAATCGGGACTAAAGAATTTGAAAGGTCTTCTCAACTAtagcatgtcattggtatttacctacttgtgtgccactaaccaaggAGAGACCTTGACCTTGGATGGGACATTAGATTTCCATATAAATTTAGTTCAGGAGAAAGGAATTACATCTGATGTATTGGACAAAGCCATGAAGAATGATTTGAttgcaaataatttttccatcaaaattattcttattgtCTATCAGTTTGTTTCTATATGAGAGACCTAATggtatgattttaaatttcttattacgTGGTATCAGCTGGATGAAGTATTGAAATTCTTTCAAACTTAcagatttttcaattttatgttATATGCGATACCAATTGAACTGATTCTCATTGATCATTAGTCCCTCTGGAATTGTGGAGTACTGTACTTACTCCAGTATGGACAATCTCCCTTTTTGCTTTTCCTCAAGGGGGGAAAATACTGGTCTGATTGCCTATATCATCTTTTAACAATTGAACTGTTTCAGTTCCCTTTAGCAAGATTTCTTTAATATGTGAATTAGCTAgcagaaaacaaaaagagagaaatctctAACTGTTTtaccttttattattttacctaTACTCTGAGAAACTAGCTCAGTGCATGGACAATTGTGGAAATGACAAGTTGATGTATTCTTTGTGTAGGTTTGGCACAACTATAGTTTTGACAACCATGTTATAGAGAACTATGATCTCAAAGTTTCAGGTTTTCACGCTGACACAATGCATATGGCACGGTTGTGGGATTCTTCAAGACGGGCAGTTGGTGGATATTCTCTTGAAGCACTTACACGTGACTCAAAAGTCATGTCTGGTGCTCACATGTCTAATGGAGAAGAATTGATTGGCAAAGTATCAATGAAAACCATCTTTGGCAAGAAAAAACTGAAGAAGGATGGAACTGAAGGTAAAATTATCACCATTGCTCCAGTAGAAGTGCTACAAAGAGAGGATCGGAAACCATGGATTAGTTACTCTGCATTGGATTCAATGAGCACACTCAAGCTTTATGAGAGCATGAAAAACAAACTGTTGGACAAGGAATGGCTTCTTGATGGGGCTCGTAAAGGATGCATGTTTGACTTCTATCAGAAATACTGGAGGCCCTTCGGTGAGCTTCTAGTTCAAATGGAAACTGAGGGGATGCTGGTAGATCGAGCCTACCTTTCTAAGGTGGAGAAAGTAGCCAAAGCAGAGGAACAGGTTGCTGCCAACAGATTTCGCAATTGGGCATCTAAGCATTGCCCTGATGCTAAGTACATGAATGTGGGAAGTGATACACAATTGCGCCAGCTCTTATTTGGTGGCGTTGCAAACAGGTAAGAAGTTCTTATTTTCTAATATGCTATtttgcatttttctatttttcttttgctttttcttgTCTTTAGTCTGTTTTTggcttttcccttttcttcttttggtcATAGTTGAGGAAAATATGCTGATATAGATGTCAATTTTTTGGTAGGTTGTACTCTCCTTTTGGagatgatttccaaaaaaataaataaataaaataaaggatgTAGCGATCAATGATGTATACTTCCTATTATTCTAGCTGCAAAATGTTACTCTTCCTTTAATCCCGAACAAGGAGATGTTTGTtggacaaccaattttcctaaaaagttAAATCTATAGGATTTAGACTTACATGTTTATCATGCTCTCCAACACCCTCCCTTACATGTGATCCAATAACCACATGTAGAGAGACTCATAAGCTTGTAGGCAAACAAATCACAAACACTCTCCTTTTGAGCTTACACATGGACTCAATAAAATGGGGAAATAAACATGTTATAAGGTTTGACATCCCATCAAACAAGAGTTTGATTTcatgttgaacaaccaattttcttaaaagtttaagcTACTAGGATTTGAGTCCATAATGTATATCATACATCTTGTCAAGGTTGGTCCTTAGATCCTAGTGACCTCTTATTCCCAAAATTTCCTTTCATGCTCTATCAAAATATGATTTCCTAGTTGTTTTCTCTCAAACCAAGTTTATTTGGAATTCCAAAACTTTCTTGAAAGTCAAAGCTTTTGCACAGTTGG
Protein-coding regions in this window:
- the LOC100252025 gene encoding probable serine/threonine-protein kinase PBL23, whose protein sequence is MTKRPKRRKMGCFACCMSDPNVGSKSLKKSIKEYGDAKRLASFVNISFKSDGSKRRYIAEEIAKMGKGSIPAHVFTIGELSAATNNFNHEALIGEGGFGRVYKGHVEKTNNSVAVKRLDRNGFQGNREFLVEVFMLSLLHHTNLVNMVGYCCDGDQRILVYEYMANGSLEDHLLDLAPNKKPLDWKTRMKIAEGAARGLEYLHDTANPPVIYRDFKASNILLDEDFNPKLSDFGLAKLGPTGDKTHVSTRVMGTYGYCAPEYALTGQLTTMSDVYSFGVVLLEIITGRRVIDNSRPTEEQNLVTWAQPLLKDRRKFTLMADPLLEGNYPIKGLYQALAVAAMCLQEEATIRPLMSDVVMALEYLSDKRAAGVDGDEEDEDTNKNEDEGEEEEEEEEEEEIKDTTSSDRNRSGGIETDHDEDNGESNGKTTKKEEDIQ
- the LOC100257153 gene encoding DNA polymerase I B, chloroplastic/mitochondrial, translated to MRGAALAGSCRRCCNISMGEVHPLRGANGTLPGVIVFNNTLQRGQSLSYCRRPFIQLKKNGEANCCRSPHHTKHAICFSTSSVLILPRYPNWICAERKCFTRGLVNLQHLHGPVEPEVGFIPPRGAVGFGATSGVTRCSNPGSIWIEEANKLVEIKRQISQDGNAYVRSSIFTKYRSSNSNGITRKGNLQSSVGQGCIDHGQLKAQTHGPLYNSSVQGQIFAGDIGCETMTNDCASNVLAYPEKIQAGNKHISRNNVNSTAPHHSRKVVQSNGSLSMKPLEDREEANFIFSRDRAADAIENDESNERSIIPATGTHAFSQLEARRKLSKIYEKVLIVDDIYVAKKIVRKLTTQYKHLIHACDTEVANIDVKRETPVDHGEIICFSIYSGPEADFGNGKSCIWVDVLDGGGRDLLVEFAPFFEDPSIQKVWHNYSFDNHVIENYDLKVSGFHADTMHMARLWDSSRRAVGGYSLEALTRDSKVMSGAHMSNGEELIGKVSMKTIFGKKKLKKDGTEGKIITIAPVEVLQREDRKPWISYSALDSMSTLKLYESMKNKLLDKEWLLDGARKGCMFDFYQKYWRPFGELLVQMETEGMLVDRAYLSKVEKVAKAEEQVAANRFRNWASKHCPDAKYMNVGSDTQLRQLLFGGVANRKDPNECLPMEKTFKIPNVDKVIEEGKKAPTKFRNITLSSFDVEIPIEMCTASGWPSVSGDALKTLAGKVSADFDFIDDAECDFETTAIEKIDEVPGTRGPKESEDTDISAYGTAYAAFGEGQEGRKACHAIAALCEVCSINSLISNFILPLQDGEISGKNGRIHCSLNINTETGRLSARRPNLQNQPALEKDRYKIRQAFIAAPGNSLIVADYGQLELRILAHLANCKSMLNAFKAGGDFHSRTAMNMYPHIREAVEKREVLLEWHPQPGEDKPPVPLLKDAFGSERRKAKMLNFSIAYGKTAVGLARDWKVSVREARETVERWYKERKEVLAWQEKRKKEATTLKYVCTLLGRARSFPSVHHATASQRGHIERAAINTPVQGSAADVAMCAMLEISRNARLKELGWKLLLQVHDEVILEGPTESAEVAKAIVVECMEKPFDGKNILSVDLAVDAKCAQNWYSAK